One Melospiza melodia melodia isolate bMelMel2 chromosome 1, bMelMel2.pri, whole genome shotgun sequence genomic window carries:
- the PAG1 gene encoding phosphoprotein associated with glycosphingolipid-enriched microdomains 1 — protein MGLEGVFLGTGQIHVILWGSLAAMTTLLFLTFLIFLCSSCNGEKKAKNQNGDHENLMNVPSEKEVFSHSITSSVTEPPPNSEQNGALSNGEVLSEDSTAACIQPYEEVQTSDLLDQQDSLGKSIKCHQSRELPSIPPNNPMETIISSRNAENDQGLGMEGPYEVLKDSSSQENIVEDCLYETVKEIKDVGAVVSMEGNSSSKSKASLTVSEGQNQIPECRIESAEYASVDRNKKSRQSANSESPLDSIPDVEDELPPPVPMKLLDENENVQEKEVEEEVTEGASKPEKRLSSVSYKSREEDPSLTEDEISAMYSSVSKPGQAIKALDSPYTCIQEIASQRSPSVCSGLYASVKDFENALNSTTVPQPADRANGELEPDYEAIQAVSQEEDRTLVVPSTNHTALSGESDYESIGDLQHHREFTRL, from the exons ATGGGGCTGGAGGGTGTTTTTTTAGGCACTGGACAGATCCACGTAATCCTGTGGGGAAGTTTGGCAGCCATGACAACACTCTTGTTCCTCACCTTCCTCATCTTCCTTTGCTCCAGCTGCAATGG GGAAAAGAAGGCCAAAAATCAGAATGGAGATCATGAAAATCTGATGAATGTG CCTTCCGAGAAGGAGGTGTTCAGCCATTCCATCACCAGTTCTGTAACGGAGCCTCCCCCAAACAGCGAGCAGAACGGAGCCCTGAGCAACGGAGAGG TTCTTTCTGAGGACAGTACAGCTGCCTGTATCCAGCCTTATGAAGAAGTACAGACATCTGATCTACTAGATCAACAGGATAGTCTTGGAAAGTCTATAAAATGTCACCAGAGCCGGGAGCTACCCAGTATTCCCCCTAACAACCCCATGGAAACTATAATCTCATCTAGAAATGCAGAAAATGATCAAGGTCTTGGAATGGAAGGGCCTTATGAAGTCTTGAAGGACAGCTCCTCTCAGGAGAACATAGTTGAAGACTGCTTGTATGAAACTGTGAAGGAAATTAAAGATGTTGGAGCAGTAGTCAGCATGGAAGGGAACTCTAGCAGCAAATCAAAGGCTTCACTGACAGTTTCTGAAGGTCAGAATCAGATTCCTGAGTGCAGAATTGAGTCAGCAGAATATGCATCTGTTGACCGAAATAAGAAGAGTCGCCAAAgtgcaaattcagaaagtcctctTGACAGCATTCCAGATGTAGAGGATGAGCTTCCCCCTCCAGTACCCATGAAACTTCTTGATGAAAATGAAAATGTGCAAGAAAAAGAAGTGGAAGAAGAAGTGACAGAAGGAGCGAGTAAACCAGAAAAG AGGCTTAGTTCAGTGTCTTACAAGTCTCGAGAGGAAGATCCATCTCTAACAGAAGATGAG ATCTCAGCCATGTACTCATCGGTGAGTAAGCCGGGACAGGCCATCAAGGCACTGGATTCTCCTTACACCTGCATTCAAGAAATTGCATCTCAGAGGTCCCCGTCCGTTTGCAGTGGCCTCTATGCGAGTGTGAAGGACTTTGAAAACGCCCTCAATTCCACCACAGTGCCTCAGCCAGCGGACAGAGCAAACGGGGAGCTGGAGCCGGACTATGAAGCTATCCAGGCAGTGAGCCAGGAGGAGGACAGGACCTTGGTGGTgcccagcacaaaccacactgctcTGTCAGGAGAGAGCGACTACGAGAGCATAGGGGACTTGCAGCACCACAGGGAATTCACCAGACTTTAA